The region ATCGCCTGGAGGGATACATCTTTGGCCTGGAAGACCGCAGCGACAAGTTGGTGGACATGCAGTACAGCTTCATCAACGGGCGCTTTATCCCGGACAAAACGATCAAGCACGCCATCAAAAGCGCCTATGAGCCTTTCATCCTCAAAACCCGCGTCTGGCAAAAAGGCAGCACTCCACCCTATGTTCTGTTCCTCACCATTCCAGCCGAGCAGATCGACGTGAATGTGCATCCGGCCAAGCAGGAAGTGCGTTTCCGGGAACAGCAGAAGGTCCATTCTCTGGTGTTTTTGACCCTCACGGACGCGCTGAAGAACTACGAGCATGAGAAATTCGCCAGTGCCAGCCAGAAGTTCCACCACGCTTCACAAGTTGGCAAGGCCAGTCCGGCCGAGCAATCCATATTCCGCAGCAGGGTGGACATCCCCAAATTTTCCGAGTATAAAAAGGAATTCGGCAATCTCTACCAGGATGAGCTGTTCAAGAGCGAGGAGGAACGCCCCAAAAGGATCGAGGTCCCGGTGGTGGACCAGGAAAAGAAAGAGCGGGAAGAGCAGCTTGAGATCGCGGACGACCTGCCCAACGCGTCCTTCAGCTACCGGCTCCTGCTCAAGAATGAAGAAGATTACATCAATCCCTGGCAGCTGCACAACACCTACATCTTCATCCAGGTTGAGGACGGCCTGGTGGTGATCGACCAGCATGCCGCGCATGAACGGATCATCTATGAAAAGCTGCTGCAGCGAACCCAGGGCGCCCCGCCCGTGCGGCAAAAACTGATCATTCCGCTGGTGATCGACATTCCGCCGATAATTGCCTCCGAGATCAGGGACCTGGTGGAGGAGAACCTGCAACTTCTGGAAAAAACAGGGTTCGTGATGAAAAAATTCAGCGGAAATTCGCTGGTGATCGAGGAAATTCCCGCCGAATTGGATGACTGGCAGGGCGGCAAGATCTTCATCGAGATCCTCAAGCAACTGGAAACGGAGCTGGAAACGAACACCGATTTCCGGGATTCCCTGGCCAAATCCATCGCCTGCAAAGCGGCGATCAAAGCCGGCAAGCGGCTCACCCGCAAGGAAATGCTGAACCTGATCAATCAGCTCTTCGCCTGCCAGATGCCCTATTTTTGCCCGCACGGCAGGCCCCTGATCCTGAAAATGCCCCTGAGCGATTTCGAGAAGAAATTCAAACGCCAGGTATGATCCCCCTGATCACGATCGAAGGGCCGACCGCTTCCGGGAAAACCGCGCTGGCAATAGAACTGGCGCGGGAGCTTGGTTCGCAGATCATCTCTGCCGATTCGCGGCAGGTTTACCGGCATCTGGACATCGGGACGGCCAAGCCTTCGGAAGAGGAGCTCAAAGCTGTTCCGCACCATCTGATCGGCATCATCGACCCTGATGAGGGCTACAACGCCGGCAGATTCCGCGCAGACGCGGGTAAGATGATCCAGGAACTTCACTCCCAGGGTGTTGTGCCGATAGTCTGCGGCGGGACCGGGCTCTATGTCTCGGCGTTGCTCAAAGGCCTGTTTCCCCAGTTGGAGATTCCTACCGCGATCCGGGAAAGACTGGCCCGACGCTGTGCCGATGAGGGTTTGGCAGTGCTCTATGCAGAGTTGCGAAAGATCGACCCCCTCTTTGCAGCAGGGATCAGCCCCAATGACAAAC is a window of Candidatus Syntrophosphaera sp. DNA encoding:
- the miaA gene encoding tRNA (adenosine(37)-N6)-dimethylallyltransferase MiaA, whose translation is MIPLITIEGPTASGKTALAIELARELGSQIISADSRQVYRHLDIGTAKPSEEELKAVPHHLIGIIDPDEGYNAGRFRADAGKMIQELHSQGVVPIVCGGTGLYVSALLKGLFPQLEIPTAIRERLARRCADEGLAVLYAELRKIDPLFAAGISPNDKQRIQRGLEVYLATGTPISEHWRNQAPKQEYGAFRILIDPPREDIYARINLRIRAMADRGWLDEIRRLLALGYDATAPGLNSLGYKELLPHLLQGRELDECLLLAAQHTRNYAKRQCTWYRKCKFDLTLRSNACIISEVMGLIKAHIH
- the mutL gene encoding DNA mismatch repair endonuclease MutL produces the protein MNRIHILADDVRNKIAAGEVIERPASVVKELVENSIDAGATAITVAVENGGKDLIQVSDNGQGMSPDDALLSFERHATSKIKTVGDIIHIGTLGFRGEALSSIASVSNLTLITRTGDTEVATQVDFDFGRLVNVGQTSANQGTNITVRGLFKALPARRKFLRSAQAELRHILKYIHYQAVLYPGISFKLFVDGNQKLSFIASESRQERMGEVFGSGFFTDDIIPIAAENEGYRLEGYIFGLEDRSDKLVDMQYSFINGRFIPDKTIKHAIKSAYEPFILKTRVWQKGSTPPYVLFLTIPAEQIDVNVHPAKQEVRFREQQKVHSLVFLTLTDALKNYEHEKFASASQKFHHASQVGKASPAEQSIFRSRVDIPKFSEYKKEFGNLYQDELFKSEEERPKRIEVPVVDQEKKEREEQLEIADDLPNASFSYRLLLKNEEDYINPWQLHNTYIFIQVEDGLVVIDQHAAHERIIYEKLLQRTQGAPPVRQKLIIPLVIDIPPIIASEIRDLVEENLQLLEKTGFVMKKFSGNSLVIEEIPAELDDWQGGKIFIEILKQLETELETNTDFRDSLAKSIACKAAIKAGKRLTRKEMLNLINQLFACQMPYFCPHGRPLILKMPLSDFEKKFKRQV